A window of Bacteroidota bacterium contains these coding sequences:
- a CDS encoding amino acid permease, with amino-acid sequence MSTKLKRSLGLTESTAINMIDMVGIGPFVTMPFIIGAMNGPTCLFAWLLGAILAFADGFVWAELGAKWPEAGGSYQFLKKLFGEKKWGNLFSFLYIWQTTIQAPLVIASGAIGFSQYFSYLVPLDIWQQKAVSGALVIVITLLLYRNISDVGKISVLLWAGVLLTFAWLIFSGFTHFNSAQAFDFSGGADWTTTLFFAGLGQASIKTVYSFLGYYNVCHLGAEIKEPERNIPRSIFISIAGISVLYLLMQISVLGVIPWQEAKDSPFIVSTFFEKIYGHTTGLVATGLILWIALASLFAVMLGYSRVPYAAAVDGNYFSVFAKVHPTKNFPHVSLLILAAVAFVFSLLFKLKEVITAIIVMRILIQFVSQSVGVILLRRKKVEMPYKMWFFPLPALIGILVWLFIFFSSEWIYIAGAFGVILSGIVLFLLFARNKGNWPFEGEKIGTL; translated from the coding sequence ATGAGTACGAAACTAAAACGTTCACTTGGTTTAACAGAATCAACAGCCATCAATATGATTGATATGGTTGGTATTGGGCCATTTGTAACTATGCCCTTTATAATCGGAGCAATGAATGGTCCAACCTGTTTATTTGCGTGGCTTTTGGGAGCCATTCTTGCTTTTGCAGATGGATTTGTGTGGGCAGAATTAGGTGCCAAGTGGCCCGAAGCGGGTGGAAGTTATCAGTTTTTAAAAAAACTTTTTGGTGAAAAGAAATGGGGAAATTTATTCTCCTTTTTGTATATCTGGCAAACAACTATTCAAGCACCTTTGGTGATTGCAAGCGGCGCCATTGGGTTTTCGCAGTACTTTTCTTATTTAGTGCCTTTGGATATTTGGCAGCAAAAAGCTGTTTCAGGTGCCTTAGTTATTGTGATAACTTTATTGCTTTATCGAAATATTTCGGATGTTGGAAAAATATCGGTGCTTTTGTGGGCAGGCGTTTTACTCACATTTGCCTGGTTAATTTTTAGTGGATTCACCCATTTTAATTCGGCGCAAGCATTTGATTTTTCGGGTGGAGCAGATTGGACCACGACACTTTTTTTTGCCGGATTAGGGCAAGCAAGTATTAAAACGGTGTATAGTTTTTTAGGATATTATAATGTATGTCATCTCGGAGCTGAGATAAAAGAACCGGAACGTAACATTCCCAGAAGCATTTTTATTTCCATTGCCGGAATAAGTGTTTTGTATTTATTGATGCAAATTTCTGTCTTGGGCGTTATTCCCTGGCAAGAAGCAAAAGACTCTCCTTTTATTGTAAGTACTTTTTTCGAAAAAATATATGGTCATACTACCGGACTTGTCGCAACGGGCTTAATTCTCTGGATTGCATTGGCTTCGCTTTTTGCAGTAATGCTGGGCTATTCCAGAGTGCCTTACGCTGCAGCGGTGGATGGTAATTACTTTTCCGTTTTTGCAAAAGTGCATCCTACCAAAAATTTTCCACATGTTTCGCTTCTCATTCTTGCTGCCGTTGCTTTTGTTTTTAGTTTGCTCTTTAAATTAAAAGAAGTTATAACTGCCATTATCGTAATGCGCATTTTAATTCAGTTTGTAAGTCAATCTGTTGGGGTTATATTATTGAGAAGAAAAAAGGTAGAAATGCCTTATAAAATGTGGTTTTTTCCATTGCCTGCTTTGATTGGTATTTTAGTGTGGTTATTTATCTTTTTTTCGAGTGAATGGATTTATATTGCGGGGGCTTTTGGCGTTATACTTTCGGGAATAGTTTTGTTTTTATTATTTGCTAGAAATAAGGGTAATTGGCCTTTTGAAGGGGAGAAGATTGGTACTCTTTAA
- a CDS encoding GxxExxY protein, with translation MEINDITFKIRGAIFTVHKELGPGLLESVYEAALAYELDKCGLSFRTQIGVPVIYKGENLDIGFRLDIIVEETVIIELKSVEAIHGVHYKQLLTYLRLAKKPLGILVNFNVSSLVDKVSLIRVIN, from the coding sequence ATGGAAATAAACGACATTACCTTCAAAATTAGAGGAGCCATTTTTACAGTTCATAAGGAACTTGGTCCCGGCTTACTCGAAAGTGTTTACGAAGCTGCATTAGCTTATGAACTCGACAAATGCGGTTTGAGTTTTAGAACCCAAATCGGTGTACCTGTAATTTATAAGGGCGAAAATTTGGACATAGGCTTTCGCCTCGATATCATAGTGGAAGAAACCGTGATTATTGAATTAAAATCAGTAGAAGCGATTCATGGAGTTCATTACAAACAATTACTTACTTATTTAAGATTAGCAAAAAAACCGCTAGGAATATTAGTCAATTTTAATGTATCTAGCTTAGTAGATAAAGTAAGCCTCATTAGAGTCATTAACTAG
- a CDS encoding ABC transporter ATPase, which yields MNNFIPESKVWIYQADRALTDQEVVLIKKDAVTFIDNWTAHGKLLKSQLEIFYNRFLVLFVDESQANASGCGIDKSIHFFQNIEKQLNINLMNRLLVAYKINDEVITCSLSNFEKKIELGEITPETIVFNNLVSNKADFESNWEIPLIDSWHSKMLV from the coding sequence ATGAATAATTTTATCCCTGAATCAAAAGTTTGGATTTACCAAGCCGATAGAGCGTTAACTGACCAAGAGGTAGTCTTAATTAAAAAGGATGCTGTCACATTTATTGATAACTGGACCGCACACGGAAAATTACTAAAATCTCAACTTGAAATATTCTACAATCGATTTTTAGTCTTATTTGTCGACGAATCGCAAGCAAATGCAAGTGGTTGCGGAATTGATAAATCCATTCATTTTTTTCAAAACATAGAAAAACAACTCAACATCAATTTGATGAATCGCCTTTTGGTTGCCTATAAAATAAATGATGAGGTTATAACTTGTTCCCTTTCCAACTTCGAAAAGAAAATTGAATTGGGTGAAATTACGCCTGAAACAATTGTGTTTAATAATTTGGTGAGCAATAAAGCTGATTTTGAAAGCAATTGGGAAATTCCATTAATAGATAGTTGGCACAGTAAGATGCTAGTTTAG
- a CDS encoding peptidylprolyl isomerase, with protein MNKKLFFLICFCLVVNSLFAQGIDKPRYQIVTHRAGSYLGTFKLELFPLIAPNHTRNFDSLALALAFDSTAFHRVLPGFVIQGGDPNSIHGPISTWGQGNVNQPTVNAEFSAVQHLRGIIGAARDNNINSASSQFYICVAPAPNLNGQYTVFGKVTEGMNIVDTIVNSPKDLNDVPLQKIEMFVTYIGVNNTIPTAPSLISPANNSVNVGNTQNITWSSSNDAILYTAEFSVDSLFSMVNYTRIVGVNATGLPNVLGNTKYFWRVKANNGGHESAYSNVRAFTTKAAPQLVLPINLDTGIVLNPLCKWTKVPGATTYLLQIATNTSFTSGSLAYYQAGITDTINQATGLLPNTTYFWRVRGNQGTSQGLSSQIFSFKTGVNLGIRNPNAGTETVSLKSVFPNPIQEEFTASIESKLAGSAYIKIHDASGKVVLSEKRNALSGPNDFKINSSKLSKGVYFLSIEVNKILLTEKIEIE; from the coding sequence ATGAACAAGAAGTTGTTTTTTTTAATCTGTTTCTGCCTGGTAGTAAATTCTTTGTTTGCTCAAGGAATCGACAAACCCCGCTATCAAATTGTTACCCACCGCGCCGGTAGTTATTTAGGTACATTCAAATTAGAATTATTCCCTTTAATAGCGCCCAACCATACTCGAAATTTTGACAGCCTGGCTTTAGCTTTAGCTTTTGATAGTACTGCTTTTCACAGAGTTCTTCCAGGTTTTGTTATTCAGGGTGGTGATCCCAACTCAATTCATGGTCCAATATCCACTTGGGGTCAGGGAAATGTTAATCAACCAACCGTTAATGCTGAATTTAGTGCCGTGCAGCACTTGCGTGGTATTATTGGTGCTGCGCGGGATAACAACATAAATAGCGCTTCTTCTCAGTTTTATATTTGTGTAGCACCCGCCCCAAATTTAAATGGACAATATACTGTTTTTGGAAAGGTAACTGAAGGTATGAATATAGTCGATACCATTGTTAATTCACCAAAAGATTTGAATGATGTGCCGCTTCAAAAAATTGAAATGTTTGTTACCTATATTGGTGTAAATAATACAATACCGACTGCTCCATCCTTAATTTCACCTGCAAATAACAGTGTAAATGTGGGAAATACTCAAAATATTACTTGGTCAAGCAGCAATGATGCAATACTTTATACTGCCGAGTTTAGTGTAGATTCGCTATTTTCCATGGTGAATTATACCCGAATTGTTGGTGTAAACGCTACCGGTTTACCAAATGTATTAGGAAATACAAAATATTTTTGGCGTGTGAAAGCAAACAACGGCGGGCATGAAAGCGCTTATTCAAATGTTAGAGCATTCACTACTAAAGCTGCTCCACAATTAGTTTTGCCAATCAATTTGGATACAGGTATTGTGTTAAATCCTCTTTGTAAATGGACAAAAGTACCGGGAGCTACTACCTACTTGTTACAAATTGCAACCAATACAAGTTTCACTTCCGGGTCGCTTGCATACTATCAAGCAGGGATTACCGATACCATTAATCAAGCTACAGGTTTACTTCCAAACACAACATATTTTTGGCGCGTAAGGGGAAACCAAGGTACAAGTCAGGGACTTTCTTCTCAAATTTTTTCCTTTAAAACTGGCGTTAATTTAGGAATTCGAAATCCAAACGCCGGAACGGAAACAGTTTCATTAAAATCAGTTTTTCCAAATCCAATTCAAGAAGAATTTACTGCATCAATTGAGTCTAAATTAGCAGGTTCTGCATATATAAAGATACATGACGCTAGCGGAAAAGTAGTTTTAAGCGAAAAAAGAAATGCACTTTCCGGGCCTAACGATTTTAAAATTAATTCAAGCAAACTTTCAAAAGGTGTTTACTTTTTATCAATCGAAGTAAACAAGATTTTGCTTACTGAAAAAATTGAAATTGAATAA
- a CDS encoding acyltransferase, whose protein sequence is MPRMIKSGLIQMSLPKTEGEGTIKEIIDAMVQKHIPLIEEAGKKGVQILCLQEIFNTPYFCPGQDKAWYESAESVPGPTTDLMATYAKKYNMVIIVPIYEKEQAGVLYNTAAVIDADGTYLGKYRKNHIPHTTGFWEKFFFKPGNLGYPVFQTKYAKVGVYICYDRHFPDGARCLGLNGAEIVYNPSATVAGLSQYLWKLEQPAHAAANGYFMGCINRVGTEKPWNLGKFYGTSYFVDPRGQIFACASEDKDELLIADFDLDLIDTVRSTWQFFRDRRPETYGKLVEL, encoded by the coding sequence ATGCCACGAATGATTAAATCAGGACTCATTCAAATGAGTTTGCCCAAAACGGAAGGAGAAGGAACTATAAAGGAAATTATAGATGCAATGGTTCAAAAGCACATTCCTCTGATTGAAGAAGCGGGAAAAAAAGGTGTTCAGATTTTGTGTTTGCAAGAAATATTTAATACTCCCTATTTCTGTCCTGGTCAAGATAAAGCTTGGTATGAATCGGCTGAAAGTGTACCGGGTCCTACAACTGATTTGATGGCCACTTATGCTAAGAAATACAACATGGTGATTATAGTTCCCATTTATGAAAAGGAACAAGCCGGTGTGCTCTATAATACCGCTGCAGTTATTGATGCAGATGGTACATACCTTGGAAAATATCGTAAAAATCACATTCCCCACACCACAGGTTTTTGGGAAAAATTCTTTTTTAAACCCGGAAATTTAGGCTATCCTGTTTTTCAAACCAAATACGCTAAGGTTGGGGTATACATTTGTTACGACCGTCACTTTCCGGATGGAGCAAGGTGTTTGGGTTTAAATGGTGCAGAAATAGTATATAATCCATCGGCAACTGTTGCAGGTTTATCTCAATATTTATGGAAGTTAGAGCAACCTGCACATGCTGCGGCAAATGGTTATTTTATGGGATGTATTAATAGAGTGGGTACAGAAAAACCATGGAATCTCGGTAAATTTTATGGTACCTCTTATTTTGTTGATCCGAGAGGACAAATATTTGCCTGTGCCAGCGAGGATAAGGATGAATTATTAATTGCAGATTTTGATTTGGATTTAATTGATACTGTGCGTTCCACCTGGCAGTTTTTCCGTGACCGCAGACCGGAGACGTATGGTAAATTGGTTGAATTGTAG
- a CDS encoding NAD(P)-dependent oxidoreductase, producing the protein MIEANRLSKVEYAHNFSDVHPAFETDEGALIEANRCLFCYDAPCTKSCPTSIDVPQFIKQITTDNVRGSAKTILSSNIMGGGCSKVCPVEKLCEGACVYNLLHETPIHIAKLQRYSTEKAIAQKWKLFSRKVSNGKKVAVIGAGPAGLACAHALSLEGVDVTIYEKEAKGGGLMTYGVAAYKVTPEFCKEEVDYILSLGGISIKYSTALGKDIELTELQKKYDAVFLGIGVGVARELGIPGEDAAGVEDAISFIYKLRTQDYSKTPVGDKVAVIGMGMTAIDAATQSKRLGAKEVTMIYRRTEAEKPCTQEELDIARLDGCSFIWLASPKEIVSENGKVKHLVCTKMKLGEPDASGRKSPVATNETITLEVDMVIKAAGQIPFETLVNTAGLANSSGKIKIEATTATNLKGVFAGGDCVNGGKEVVNAVQEGKDGAKNILAYLGLK; encoded by the coding sequence ATGATTGAAGCAAATCGATTGAGCAAGGTAGAATATGCGCACAACTTTTCGGATGTGCACCCTGCATTTGAAACCGATGAAGGAGCGCTGATAGAAGCGAATCGTTGTTTGTTTTGTTACGATGCACCCTGCACAAAATCTTGCCCTACAAGCATAGATGTTCCACAATTTATAAAGCAAATAACCACTGATAATGTACGCGGCTCGGCAAAAACGATTTTGAGTTCGAACATTATGGGTGGTGGATGCAGTAAGGTTTGTCCGGTGGAGAAGTTATGTGAAGGTGCTTGTGTGTATAATTTACTACATGAAACGCCTATACACATTGCAAAACTTCAACGCTATTCAACCGAAAAAGCAATTGCTCAAAAATGGAAATTATTCAGCCGCAAAGTTTCCAATGGTAAAAAAGTGGCTGTTATTGGAGCAGGTCCTGCCGGATTAGCTTGTGCTCATGCGCTTTCGCTCGAAGGAGTGGATGTTACCATTTATGAAAAGGAGGCTAAGGGTGGAGGTTTAATGACCTATGGTGTGGCTGCGTATAAAGTTACACCTGAGTTTTGTAAGGAAGAAGTTGATTACATACTTTCGCTTGGAGGAATCAGCATCAAGTACTCTACTGCTTTGGGAAAAGATATTGAATTGACTGAGTTACAAAAAAAATACGACGCAGTATTTTTGGGAATCGGTGTTGGTGTTGCGCGTGAATTAGGAATTCCGGGAGAAGATGCAGCCGGTGTGGAAGATGCCATTTCATTTATTTATAAGCTGCGTACACAAGATTATTCAAAAACTCCCGTAGGTGATAAAGTAGCCGTTATTGGAATGGGGATGACAGCAATTGATGCGGCTACCCAATCAAAACGACTCGGAGCGAAAGAAGTAACCATGATTTATCGCCGCACAGAAGCTGAAAAACCTTGTACACAAGAAGAATTGGATATTGCCCGACTGGATGGTTGCAGTTTTATTTGGCTCGCATCGCCTAAAGAAATTGTGAGTGAAAATGGCAAAGTGAAACATTTGGTTTGCACTAAAATGAAATTGGGCGAACCGGATGCAAGTGGAAGAAAATCACCCGTTGCAACAAACGAAACAATTACCCTTGAGGTAGATATGGTAATAAAAGCGGCCGGACAAATCCCATTTGAGACACTTGTAAATACTGCGGGTTTAGCTAATTCGAGTGGGAAAATTAAAATTGAAGCTACTACAGCAACGAATCTTAAAGGTGTATTTGCCGGTGGCGACTGTGTTAATGGAGGAAAGGAAGTAGTGAATGCTGTTCAGGAAGGCAAGGATGGAGCTAAAAACATACTTGCCTATTTGGGATTGAAATAA
- a CDS encoding M28 family peptidase yields the protein MLKKICALCILVCLYISAAAQDTAIMKFDSALYYRDYHASWDSLMHVLYPPLPIDTAAFNVSKTITGKDLRMHLTELTSAKYEGRETGYPGQKEAEKYLSAKLKFMGVKPAGENNTFVQTYNLKEDTVKRAVFQVNNKNFVHYQDFYSYLNFNRNDSTETDKIYFGGYGIEDEKYNDYKDLDAKGSIVMIHQGEPQINDSTYLLSGNSTPSAWSNRWESKMKAATDNGVKMLLVVVKNAKEDVDNNFRIKNRPMRFENDSSERSQYCNVYYISRDMAVSIFESAGKDYNKFEKKLTSSSSPKGLKLKVKAKVVYTKVSIKRTSSNVLGIIEGSDKKGEYVVYSAHYDHLGMHDGVIYPGADDDGSGTVGLLEIAQAYSLAKKIGKGPRRSILFIFFSGEEKGLLGSEYYSQHPVHPLENTVVDLNIDMIGRCDEAHEKTPNYVYVIGDDKLSSELRGINEKANNTYQKMDIDYKYNVDNEPNHYYTRSDHYNFAKKGIPIIFYFNGTHKDYHKPSDTLNKINFGKLMFTAKLAFFTGWDIANREERLKADKK from the coding sequence ATGTTAAAAAAAATATGTGCCCTTTGCATATTAGTTTGTTTATACATTAGTGCAGCAGCCCAAGATACAGCCATTATGAAGTTTGATTCGGCTTTATATTACAGGGATTATCATGCCTCTTGGGATAGCTTGATGCATGTTTTATATCCTCCATTACCAATAGATACCGCAGCATTTAATGTTTCAAAAACCATCACCGGGAAAGATTTAAGAATGCATTTAACGGAGCTAACATCTGCTAAATACGAAGGTCGCGAGACCGGATATCCCGGACAAAAAGAAGCCGAAAAATACCTAAGCGCTAAACTTAAATTTATGGGAGTAAAACCTGCAGGTGAAAATAACACTTTTGTACAAACTTATAATTTAAAAGAAGATACAGTTAAACGTGCGGTGTTTCAAGTAAACAATAAAAATTTTGTGCATTACCAAGATTTTTACAGTTACCTTAATTTTAATCGCAACGATTCTACTGAAACAGATAAAATTTATTTTGGTGGCTATGGAATTGAAGATGAAAAATATAATGATTACAAGGATTTAGATGCAAAAGGAAGTATAGTAATGATTCATCAAGGAGAGCCACAGATTAACGATAGCACTTATTTGCTCAGTGGAAACAGCACCCCATCTGCTTGGAGCAACCGCTGGGAAAGCAAAATGAAAGCTGCTACTGATAATGGAGTAAAAATGTTGTTGGTTGTTGTGAAGAACGCCAAGGAAGATGTGGATAATAATTTTAGAATTAAAAATCGTCCGATGCGTTTTGAGAATGACTCTTCCGAACGCAGTCAATATTGTAATGTATATTACATTTCCAGAGATATGGCAGTTTCAATATTTGAAAGTGCAGGAAAGGATTATAACAAATTTGAAAAAAAACTTACTTCAAGTTCCTCGCCAAAAGGGCTTAAACTAAAAGTAAAAGCAAAAGTTGTATATACCAAAGTTAGTATTAAAAGAACGTCTTCTAATGTGCTCGGAATCATTGAAGGAAGTGACAAAAAAGGCGAGTACGTTGTTTACTCCGCTCATTATGATCATTTAGGAATGCATGATGGTGTGATTTATCCGGGTGCTGACGACGATGGTTCGGGAACAGTTGGATTGCTTGAAATTGCGCAAGCATATTCACTTGCAAAAAAAATTGGAAAGGGCCCCCGACGAAGTATTTTATTTATTTTCTTTTCGGGTGAAGAAAAAGGATTACTTGGTTCTGAATACTATTCTCAACATCCTGTTCATCCGCTTGAGAATACTGTAGTGGATTTAAATATTGATATGATTGGTAGGTGTGATGAAGCTCATGAAAAGACTCCAAATTATGTATATGTAATCGGTGATGATAAACTAAGTAGTGAATTGCGGGGCATCAATGAGAAAGCGAACAATACTTACCAGAAAATGGATATTGATTATAAATACAATGTTGATAATGAGCCCAATCATTATTACACCCGAAGCGACCATTATAACTTTGCCAAAAAAGGGATTCCAATTATATTTTATTTTAACGGAACCCATAAAGATTATCATAAACCAAGCGATACGCTGAATAAAATAAACTTTGGGAAACTTATGTTTACAGCTAAGCTGGCGTTTTTTACCGGTTGGGATATAGCAAATAGAGAAGAGCGCTTAAAGGCTGATAAAAAATAA
- a CDS encoding DUF2279 domain-containing protein, with translation MIAVALSALIQLSPNKAFSQIDSVSNSSQAKLLKQKRLALVVGSEVAIYGGLMIGLNSLWYKDYPKSSFHFFNDNKEWLQMDKIGHATTAYYVGKLGIEVMDWTGIKHRNAIIFGGSLGSIFLTTIEIFDGYSKEWGFSKGDILANTLGSALVIGEELLWNEQRICIKFSNTPSPYAKYRPAVLGANFQERIIKDYNAQTYWLSFNIGSFLSTESKFPKWLNVAVGYGADGMLGGNNNPDFDSNGNALPVFKRQRQYYLSADIELSKIKTKSPFLKALFKTIGFIKFPSPTLELNEHSGLKFRPFFF, from the coding sequence ATGATAGCAGTTGCGTTATCTGCGCTTATACAGCTCAGTCCCAATAAAGCATTTTCACAAATTGATAGCGTATCCAACTCAAGTCAGGCAAAGTTGCTAAAACAAAAAAGGCTTGCACTGGTTGTTGGGAGCGAAGTGGCAATATATGGCGGTTTAATGATTGGATTAAATAGCTTATGGTATAAGGATTATCCAAAGTCGAGTTTTCATTTCTTTAACGACAACAAAGAGTGGTTGCAAATGGACAAGATTGGGCACGCCACCACAGCTTATTACGTTGGTAAATTGGGAATAGAAGTAATGGATTGGACGGGTATTAAGCACCGCAATGCTATTATTTTTGGAGGTAGTTTAGGTTCCATTTTTCTCACCACTATCGAAATTTTTGATGGCTATTCAAAAGAATGGGGCTTCTCAAAAGGTGATATCCTTGCAAATACCCTAGGGTCAGCCTTGGTAATAGGAGAGGAGTTGTTGTGGAATGAGCAACGTATTTGCATTAAATTTTCAAACACACCAAGTCCTTATGCCAAATACCGTCCAGCGGTTTTAGGTGCAAATTTTCAAGAACGTATTATTAAGGATTACAATGCGCAAACATATTGGTTGAGCTTTAATATTGGATCCTTTTTAAGCACTGAAAGTAAGTTTCCGAAGTGGCTGAATGTGGCTGTTGGTTATGGAGCAGATGGGATGCTCGGAGGAAACAATAATCCCGATTTTGATTCGAATGGTAATGCATTACCAGTTTTTAAGCGGCAACGCCAATATTACCTTTCAGCAGATATTGAACTCTCAAAAATAAAAACTAAATCTCCCTTTCTAAAAGCACTTTTTAAAACAATTGGCTTTATCAAATTCCCATCCCCTACGCTCGAATTAAATGAACACAGTGGGTTAAAATTTCGCCCTTTCTTTTTTTAA
- a CDS encoding phosphoglucomutase/phosphomannomutase family protein produces the protein MTKIKFGTDGWRAVIAKEFTVENVARVSAATAEWLKKQKANPSVVVGHDCRFAGELFAETVAKVLTNSGIKVYLAKGFVSTPMISMGAVEKKADLGIIITASHNPPEYNGFKLKGSYGGPLIPEKVQEIEDIIPEKNPVNLDAIFVDDLVKSGAVEYMDLETMYCEKVEANFDLDAIRNSGLEFAYDAMFGAGQNVMRRLFPEITFLHCENNPSFEGQAPEPIHKNLTEFSEMIKMSGNIDCGLVTDGDADRIGLYDNEGNFVDSHHIILLLIHYLYKYKGMRGKVCTAFSTTEKIKNMCEHYGLELEVVKIGFKWICGIMIKEDVLLGGEESGGIAIKGHIPERDGVWMGLVIWEFMAKTKKSLKELIQEVYDITGTFWFERSDLRLKEDLKNKIVIACNEHKYKQFGKYKVVREENLDGYKYFFNDKEWMMIRASGTEPVLRTYAEAANKEDAFAILKATEETLLA, from the coding sequence ATGACGAAAATAAAATTTGGAACAGATGGCTGGAGAGCCGTTATCGCGAAAGAATTTACGGTTGAAAATGTAGCACGCGTTTCTGCCGCTACTGCTGAATGGTTGAAAAAGCAAAAGGCAAACCCAAGTGTTGTAGTTGGGCACGATTGCCGTTTTGCAGGCGAACTGTTTGCAGAAACGGTAGCAAAAGTGCTTACCAACAGTGGAATTAAAGTATATCTTGCCAAAGGTTTCGTATCCACACCAATGATATCAATGGGTGCAGTTGAGAAAAAAGCAGATCTGGGTATCATAATTACTGCAAGTCACAATCCTCCCGAATACAATGGATTTAAATTAAAAGGCAGTTATGGCGGGCCGCTTATCCCTGAAAAGGTACAAGAAATTGAAGATATTATTCCTGAAAAAAATCCGGTGAATTTGGATGCTATTTTTGTGGATGATTTAGTGAAATCAGGCGCGGTGGAATACATGGATTTAGAAACCATGTATTGCGAAAAAGTAGAAGCAAATTTTGATTTGGATGCTATCCGAAATTCAGGTTTGGAGTTTGCCTACGACGCTATGTTTGGCGCTGGTCAGAATGTAATGCGTCGACTTTTTCCTGAAATTACTTTTTTACATTGTGAAAATAACCCTTCCTTCGAAGGACAAGCACCGGAGCCCATTCATAAAAATTTGACGGAGTTTAGCGAGATGATTAAAATGAGCGGCAACATCGATTGTGGCTTGGTTACAGATGGTGATGCGGATCGAATTGGACTCTATGACAACGAAGGGAATTTTGTGGATTCGCACCACATCATCTTACTACTGATTCACTACCTATACAAGTACAAAGGCATGAGAGGCAAGGTGTGTACAGCTTTCAGCACCACCGAAAAAATTAAGAATATGTGCGAGCATTACGGTTTGGAGCTGGAAGTTGTGAAAATTGGTTTCAAATGGATTTGTGGAATTATGATTAAAGAAGATGTTTTGTTGGGCGGGGAAGAAAGTGGAGGAATTGCCATTAAAGGCCACATCCCAGAACGAGATGGTGTTTGGATGGGATTGGTAATTTGGGAATTTATGGCTAAAACAAAAAAATCGCTGAAAGAATTAATTCAGGAAGTATACGATATTACCGGTACATTTTGGTTTGAACGCAGCGATTTACGCCTTAAAGAAGATTTAAAAAACAAAATTGTAATTGCTTGTAATGAGCATAAGTACAAACAGTTTGGTAAATACAAAGTGGTGCGCGAAGAAAATTTAGACGGATATAAATATTTTTTCAACGATAAAGAATGGATGATGATTCGCGCATCAGGCACTGAACCTGTATTACGCACCTATGCCGAAGCTGCCAATAAAGAAGATGCATTTGCAATTCTTAAAGCAACCGAGGAAACATTATTAGCCTAA